From a region of the Streptomyces venezuelae genome:
- a CDS encoding helix-turn-helix transcriptional regulator has protein sequence MTSSDLGDFLRARRARLRPDDVGLASYGRRRVTGLRREEVAVLAGMNSDYYARLEQGRERGPSPQILDAISGALRLDEQAREHLFRLAGTAPDGDRPQPRESIGAPLRQLLDGYTGTPAFVLNPATDVLAANALADALFSPFARRDNLARMTFLDPAARPFFVRWDRAAEAVVAGLRHAAGLEPHYPRLSALIRELGHKSAEFTELWAAHTVRGKTHDTKELDHPDVGPLLLGFQSFAVLGAPGQQLVIYHAEPGSPSARGLALLGSLHATRRRS, from the coding sequence GTGACCAGCAGCGATCTCGGAGACTTCCTGCGCGCCCGGCGCGCACGCCTGCGGCCGGACGACGTGGGACTCGCCTCCTACGGACGCCGTCGCGTGACAGGGCTGCGCCGCGAGGAGGTCGCGGTCCTGGCCGGCATGAACAGCGACTACTACGCACGGCTGGAACAGGGACGCGAACGCGGCCCCTCCCCGCAGATCCTCGACGCGATCAGCGGCGCCCTGCGTCTGGACGAACAGGCACGGGAGCACCTCTTCCGGCTGGCGGGCACCGCACCGGACGGTGACCGGCCGCAGCCGAGGGAGTCGATCGGCGCGCCCCTGCGCCAGCTGCTGGACGGGTACACGGGCACCCCGGCGTTCGTCCTGAATCCCGCCACGGACGTGCTGGCGGCCAACGCGCTGGCCGACGCGCTGTTCTCCCCGTTCGCGCGGCGGGACAACCTCGCGCGCATGACGTTCCTCGACCCCGCCGCCCGGCCGTTCTTCGTCCGCTGGGACCGCGCGGCCGAGGCGGTGGTGGCCGGCCTGCGCCACGCCGCGGGCCTCGAACCGCACTATCCGCGCCTGAGTGCCCTGATCCGTGAACTCGGCCACAAGAGCGCGGAGTTCACAGAGCTCTGGGCCGCTCACACCGTCCGCGGCAAGACCCACGACACCAAGGAGCTCGACCACCCCGACGTCGGACCGCTCCTGCTCGGCTTCCAGTCCTTCGCCGTTCTCGGGGCACCGGGCCAGCAACTGGTGATCTACCACGCCGAACCGGGAAGCCCGAGCGCCCGGGGCCTCGCCCTGCTCGGCAGCCTGCACGCGACCCGACGGAGGTCATGA